In Gammaproteobacteria bacterium, one DNA window encodes the following:
- a CDS encoding fatty acyl-AMP ligase has protein sequence MSSTITKLNAPLTQAFDFQPSSELQLMPTPTLNTLAQQLAGFDTLTSALEYAAEGVTGYNFYDARGNLRSILPYGLLRQNARITAQRLLGLNLPRGSRVAIVADTSPEFVELFFACRYAGLVPFAMPIPVNLGSHAIYVQQLKGMLESSQASIALANIDYVGFLEEAAAEVGYIAWVGTPAKLSELPVLDIELQPNHPDETAYLQFTSGSTRTPRGVIITERALMCNLQGIVRNGLEIKPDDRSASWLPFYHDMGLVGLVLAPMVTQISVDYLATRDFAIRPLQWLRLISRNRCTVAFSQPFGLKLCTLRVRESDLKELDLSSWRAAGIGAEMIRPETLRNFAEKFASAGFDENAFLPCYGLAESTLAVTFSKIGEGCRSIQIDSKTLIDKRMAARLQADGRKQNEFVNCGRPLPGHIVKIVDENGQQLSEMMVGSVLVHGDSVMTGYYNNLEETNKALKPGNWLDTGDIGFLFEGDLFITGRRTDVIIVNGRNIRAQDIEELAEQQPEVRSREASAFGINDEDGTTTIVLVIECRLTSVAERQSLIIRLQQLVYMAFGVNCVVELVPPHTLPRTSSGKLSRFAARQGYIQRTNLTGQLSFVESGDR, from the coding sequence TTGAGTTCGACAATAACCAAGTTGAACGCTCCGCTAACGCAAGCGTTTGATTTTCAGCCTTCAAGCGAATTGCAGTTAATGCCGACGCCTACGCTCAATACACTAGCACAGCAGCTGGCGGGTTTTGATACTCTGACGAGTGCTTTGGAGTATGCAGCAGAAGGGGTAACAGGGTATAACTTTTATGATGCGAGAGGTAACTTACGTTCGATTCTGCCTTATGGTTTGCTTCGGCAGAATGCTCGCATAACAGCTCAGCGCTTGTTGGGTTTAAATTTACCTCGCGGCAGTAGAGTTGCGATCGTTGCGGATACTTCACCAGAGTTTGTCGAGTTGTTTTTTGCATGCCGCTATGCGGGATTGGTGCCTTTTGCAATGCCGATTCCTGTGAATCTTGGTAGTCATGCGATATATGTCCAGCAGTTGAAAGGTATGCTCGAAAGCAGTCAAGCGAGTATTGCGTTAGCTAATATTGATTATGTCGGTTTTTTGGAAGAAGCCGCTGCAGAAGTAGGGTACATAGCGTGGGTGGGGACTCCTGCAAAGCTAAGTGAACTGCCAGTACTAGATATTGAATTACAACCCAATCATCCTGACGAAACTGCGTATTTGCAATTCACTTCGGGGAGTACGCGTACCCCAAGAGGTGTGATTATTACTGAGCGGGCGTTGATGTGTAATCTGCAAGGCATAGTGCGTAACGGTTTGGAAATAAAGCCGGATGATCGCTCAGCGTCATGGCTGCCCTTTTATCATGATATGGGATTAGTTGGCTTGGTTCTGGCCCCTATGGTTACGCAGATTTCTGTTGATTATTTGGCAACACGTGATTTTGCAATTCGCCCGTTGCAATGGTTGCGCTTAATTAGCCGTAATCGTTGTACCGTCGCATTTAGCCAACCTTTTGGTCTTAAACTTTGTACTCTTCGTGTCAGAGAGTCTGATCTTAAGGAACTGGACTTAAGTAGCTGGCGAGCGGCTGGTATTGGTGCAGAAATGATTCGGCCTGAAACCCTGAGGAATTTTGCAGAGAAATTTGCATCAGCAGGTTTTGATGAAAATGCTTTTTTACCTTGCTATGGTCTTGCGGAATCAACGCTTGCGGTTACTTTTTCGAAGATTGGGGAAGGATGCAGAAGCATACAGATCGATAGTAAGACACTGATCGATAAGAGAATGGCCGCTAGACTGCAAGCTGATGGGCGTAAACAGAATGAGTTTGTGAATTGTGGTCGTCCGTTACCTGGGCACATTGTAAAGATAGTCGATGAGAATGGTCAGCAATTATCAGAAATGATGGTCGGTAGTGTTCTGGTGCATGGTGACAGTGTGATGACTGGCTACTATAATAATCTGGAAGAAACCAATAAAGCTCTTAAGCCGGGCAATTGGCTGGATACCGGTGATATTGGATTTTTGTTTGAAGGTGATTTATTTATCACTGGACGGCGTACTGATGTCATCATTGTGAATGGTCGGAATATTCGCGCACAAGATATTGAAGAATTAGCTGAACAGCAACCGGAAGTTAGATCGCGGGAAGCTTCTGCATTTGGAATTAATGATGAGGATGGTACTACAACAATCGTATTGGTTATTGAATGCAGGCTTACCTCTGTGGCAGAACGCCAATCGTTAATTATCAGATTGCAGCAGCTTGTTTATATGGCTTTTGGGGTCAATTGCGTAGTGGAGCTGGTGCCACCGCATACTTTACCTCGGACCTCATCTGGAAAACTTTCACGTTTTGCGGCCAGACAGGGTTATATTCAGAGAACAAACTTGACAGGTCAATTGTCTTTCGTAGAATCGGGTGACAGGTAA
- the fliO gene encoding flagellar biosynthetic protein FliO, producing MLIRFLIFLMLAITYPASAETVKPGYVPPAPVISTESTLQMIGALLLVLAVIVGGTWLLKRFALLPTVASGVVKVVAAAGVGQRERVVVVEIDQTWLVLGVAPGRVNKLHTMDKPSSEPAAKTDHPPVETFAAQLNQSMEKDHV from the coding sequence ATGCTAATTCGATTTTTGATTTTCTTAATGCTGGCGATAACCTATCCAGCTTCCGCGGAAACCGTAAAGCCAGGGTATGTGCCGCCCGCTCCGGTGATTTCCACGGAAAGCACGTTGCAGATGATCGGCGCATTGTTGTTGGTACTGGCGGTTATCGTGGGCGGCACTTGGCTATTGAAGCGTTTTGCTTTGCTGCCGACGGTAGCGTCGGGTGTGGTCAAGGTGGTTGCAGCCGCCGGTGTGGGACAGAGAGAACGGGTGGTCGTGGTCGAAATTGATCAGACCTGGCTGGTGCTCGGTGTTGCCCCCGGACGTGTCAACAAGTTGCACACGATGGATAAACCGTCAAGTGAGCCTGCGGCCAAAACGGATCATCCCCCGGTGGAAACATTCGCCGCGCAGCTTAATCAGAGTATGGAAAAAGATCATGTATAA
- the fliP gene encoding flagellar type III secretion system pore protein FliP (The bacterial flagellar biogenesis protein FliP forms a type III secretion system (T3SS)-type pore required for flagellar assembly.), translated as MNGRNLLRAIVLFASLVALPAFAQKSGFPAFTSSPNADGSATYSLSIQTLILLTSLTFLPAVVLMMSSFTRIIIVLSLLRLALGTQSSPPNQVLLGLALFLTFFIMSPVIDRVYNEAYLPFSQDKINIMEAADKASVPLKAFMLHQTRETDLALFVQISDSEEIESRDKVPLKILVPAYITSELKTAFQIGFVIFIPFLIIDLVVSSVLMAMGMMMLSPMIISLPFKLMLFVLVDGWHLIIGSLTQSFYT; from the coding sequence TTGAACGGGCGTAATTTATTGCGGGCCATCGTATTATTTGCCAGTTTGGTCGCCTTGCCCGCCTTTGCGCAGAAATCCGGTTTTCCGGCCTTCACCAGTTCGCCCAACGCGGACGGCAGCGCAACCTATTCGCTCAGCATACAAACGCTGATTTTGTTGACGTCACTGACGTTTTTGCCGGCAGTGGTGCTCATGATGTCGAGCTTCACGCGCATCATCATTGTGCTGTCGCTGCTGCGATTGGCACTCGGTACGCAATCTTCCCCGCCGAATCAGGTGTTGCTGGGACTGGCGTTGTTTCTGACCTTCTTCATTATGTCGCCGGTCATTGATCGGGTGTACAACGAGGCGTATTTGCCGTTTTCGCAAGACAAGATCAATATCATGGAAGCGGCCGATAAAGCCAGCGTGCCGCTGAAAGCATTCATGTTGCACCAGACACGGGAAACCGATCTGGCGCTGTTTGTGCAAATTTCCGATAGTGAAGAAATCGAAAGCCGCGACAAGGTGCCGCTGAAAATCCTGGTGCCGGCGTATATCACCAGTGAGTTGAAAACCGCATTTCAGATCGGCTTCGTGATTTTTATCCCCTTTCTGATCATCGACTTGGTCGTGTCGAGTGTTTTGATGGCGATGGGTATGATGATGTTGTCGCCGATGATCATTTCACTGCCGTTTAAATTAATGTTGTTTGTTCTCGTCGATGGCTGGCACCTGATTATCGGTTCATTGACGCAAAGTTTCTATACCTGA
- a CDS encoding acyl carrier protein, producing MTDSNYDEIMQLLCDRLSSLTNSNTQISPETNLISQLSIDSIKLLNLIMEVEDAFDISIPINALADVQTVRELVDLVHKIKSAS from the coding sequence ATGACTGACAGTAATTACGATGAGATCATGCAGTTGCTCTGCGATCGCCTAAGTAGTTTAACCAATTCCAATACGCAGATTTCCCCCGAAACCAATCTAATCAGCCAATTATCGATCGATTCGATTAAACTTCTTAATCTGATCATGGAAGTAGAAGATGCTTTTGATATTTCAATTCCGATTAACGCTCTAGCCGATGTTCAAACTGTGCGTGAGTTGGTCGATTTAGTGCATAAAATTAAATCAGCGTCATAA
- the fliJ gene encoding flagellar export protein FliJ, with protein sequence MATSSSLKVLLELAQQQADASAKNLGKLNAQQQEAEKKLNLLLQYRHSYQSHLQNSTEKGMDHIEWLNFIAFMDKLDAAITEQRQAVLFAQNKRMAGNDEFLSHQRKLKSYDTLSQRQQRAENQKQLQQEQKALDEFALNSFHRKDG encoded by the coding sequence ATGGCAACGTCGTCGTCATTAAAAGTGCTGCTTGAATTGGCTCAGCAACAAGCGGATGCTTCCGCAAAGAATCTCGGAAAGTTGAATGCTCAGCAGCAGGAAGCGGAAAAGAAACTGAATTTGCTGTTGCAGTACCGCCATAGCTATCAGTCTCATTTGCAGAACTCTACGGAAAAGGGAATGGATCATATTGAGTGGCTCAATTTTATCGCTTTCATGGACAAGCTGGACGCCGCGATCACAGAGCAGCGCCAGGCAGTCTTATTTGCGCAAAATAAAAGAATGGCGGGTAACGATGAGTTTTTATCCCACCAGCGCAAACTGAAATCCTACGACACGCTGTCACAGCGTCAGCAACGTGCGGAGAATCAGAAACAACTACAACAAGAACAAAAAGCACTGGATGAGTTTGCCTTGAATTCCTTTCACCGCAAAGACGGCTAG
- the fliQ gene encoding flagellar biosynthesis protein FliQ encodes MTPESAMTIGRQALEITFMISAPLLLSALATGLLVSIFQAATQINEMTLSFIPKLLVMFLVMVLAGPWMITLMTDYMQRLFTSIPWLALG; translated from the coding sequence ATGACTCCAGAAAGTGCGATGACGATCGGCCGGCAAGCGCTGGAAATCACCTTCATGATTTCCGCGCCGCTGTTGCTTTCGGCGCTGGCGACCGGTTTGCTGGTCAGTATCTTCCAAGCGGCGACGCAGATCAATGAAATGACGTTGTCGTTCATTCCGAAATTGCTGGTTATGTTTCTGGTCATGGTATTGGCCGGGCCCTGGATGATCACGCTGATGACCGATTATATGCAGCGCCTCTTTACCAGCATTCCTTGGCTGGCGCTTGGTTAA
- the fliI gene encoding flagellar protein export ATPase FliI has translation MTRHEQWGGFLKNCTQLIDPANPFLLSGTITRVSGLVMEAVGLRLPVGSSCTISLSNGFSVSAEVVGFSGERLFLMPSSDVYGLSPGAKVIPAELPGELPRLGSVLHPRRRAADRAKHVAVGPELLGRVLNGVGEPLDRLGPTRAEHSVPLYSRPYNPLERVPVTEPLDVGVRAINTLLTVGRGQRMGLFAGSGVGKSVLLGMMARYTTADVIVVGLIGERGREVKEFIENILGEEGLARSVVVAAPADTSPLLRLQGAAYATAIAEYFRDAGKHVLLIMDSLTRYAMAQREIALAIGEPPATKGYPPSVFAKLPQLVERAGNGNQNSGSITAFYTVLAEGDDQNDPIADSARAILDGHIVLTRRLAESGHYPAIDIEASISRVMTSVVPQKQTDMARQFKSLYSRYQRSHDLISVGAYVAGTDAELDRAIRLYPSLEKFLLQNMFQHDNFADSLEKLSKLFENEGIR, from the coding sequence ATGACGCGTCATGAACAATGGGGCGGTTTCCTGAAAAACTGCACCCAGTTGATCGATCCCGCAAACCCTTTCCTGCTCAGTGGAACCATTACGCGTGTTTCCGGGTTGGTGATGGAAGCGGTCGGACTCAGATTGCCGGTCGGCAGCAGTTGCACCATTTCCTTATCGAACGGTTTTAGCGTTTCAGCCGAAGTGGTTGGATTTTCCGGGGAACGCTTGTTCCTCATGCCTTCCAGCGATGTTTACGGTTTGTCGCCTGGGGCCAAAGTAATTCCTGCGGAGCTGCCGGGTGAATTGCCCCGTCTGGGCAGCGTTTTGCACCCGCGCCGGCGTGCGGCCGATCGCGCCAAGCATGTTGCGGTCGGTCCGGAACTGCTGGGGCGTGTGCTGAATGGCGTCGGTGAACCGCTAGATCGTCTTGGACCCACCCGCGCCGAACATAGCGTGCCGTTATACAGTCGGCCTTATAACCCGCTGGAACGGGTTCCGGTGACTGAGCCGCTCGATGTCGGCGTACGTGCGATTAACACGCTGTTGACGGTCGGGCGCGGACAACGCATGGGTTTGTTTGCTGGTAGCGGGGTGGGTAAAAGCGTGCTGCTGGGTATGATGGCGCGCTACACCACAGCCGATGTCATTGTTGTGGGATTGATCGGTGAACGGGGGCGTGAGGTTAAGGAATTCATCGAAAATATTCTGGGAGAAGAAGGGCTCGCCCGCTCGGTGGTTGTCGCCGCACCGGCCGATACCTCGCCGCTGCTGCGCTTGCAAGGCGCGGCTTATGCCACGGCCATTGCCGAATATTTTCGCGATGCCGGCAAGCATGTATTGCTCATCATGGACTCGTTGACGCGCTATGCCATGGCGCAGCGGGAAATTGCGCTGGCAATCGGCGAACCTCCGGCGACTAAAGGTTATCCGCCTTCGGTGTTTGCCAAATTGCCGCAGTTGGTGGAGCGAGCCGGTAACGGCAATCAGAACAGCGGTTCGATCACGGCTTTTTATACCGTGCTGGCCGAAGGGGATGATCAGAACGATCCGATCGCCGACAGCGCGCGCGCCATTTTGGATGGCCACATTGTACTCACGCGGCGATTGGCCGAATCGGGACATTACCCGGCCATCGATATCGAAGCTTCGATCAGCCGGGTCATGACCAGCGTGGTGCCGCAAAAACAGACGGATATGGCGCGGCAATTTAAAAGCCTGTATTCGCGTTATCAGCGCAGCCACGATCTGATCAGCGTCGGCGCTTATGTCGCTGGAACGGATGCGGAGTTGGATCGGGCGATCAGACTGTATCCGTCGCTGGAGAAATTTTTACTGCAAAATATGTTTCAGCACGACAACTTTGCCGATAGCCTGGAGAAATTATCCAAGTTATTTGAAAACGAAGGGATTCGGTAA
- a CDS encoding flagellar hook-length control protein FliK, which produces MLNISIAPQILSPADNTAAAMSSGSSGTKDTAAGDFGKVLEREVSETANKQEKNDTASAQDRPDNDVSAKDKDTADSSKDAPADGSGSFIQNLLSDTSSVFKTVPALQAMGAMANPDATGAASVPPQTATTVSADMLQPQDSGQIAGAVIPAVNQMLQQSQNPVDSDTLNVNSSSNNYWQFLGTADSAAYGKFAPPASELSEDTQLDNAVPVFKTQEEPLTSQSFGLNNTTAATLQNAVSQEVKVDAPVGQHKWGGEFAQKVVWLSTQQHQVAEIRLNPAHLGPVEVMLSITQDQATAQFVSPHSAVRDAIQEALPRLREMMAENGIQLGNVMVSADSFQQENKQQQPFYAARSSGSMNDAGQEVAGQMQTTAVPVRHQGLVNTYA; this is translated from the coding sequence ATGTTAAACATATCGATTGCACCTCAGATTCTATCACCGGCGGATAACACAGCAGCGGCGATGAGCTCTGGTTCGTCAGGAACCAAAGATACTGCTGCCGGAGATTTTGGTAAGGTTCTGGAGCGGGAAGTATCCGAAACCGCCAATAAGCAAGAGAAAAATGATACTGCAAGCGCGCAGGACCGGCCCGATAACGATGTATCCGCAAAAGACAAGGATACGGCCGATTCTTCAAAGGACGCTCCGGCGGATGGTTCCGGCAGTTTTATCCAGAATCTCTTGAGTGATACATCCTCTGTATTTAAAACGGTCCCCGCACTGCAAGCGATGGGTGCGATGGCCAATCCGGATGCAACGGGCGCAGCTTCCGTGCCGCCTCAAACGGCAACTACAGTATCTGCCGATATGCTCCAGCCGCAAGATAGCGGACAAATTGCCGGTGCGGTAATCCCGGCTGTCAATCAAATGTTGCAGCAAAGCCAGAATCCGGTCGATTCGGATACGCTCAATGTTAATTCCTCATCCAATAATTATTGGCAATTTCTGGGAACGGCAGATTCTGCCGCTTACGGCAAATTTGCACCTCCTGCTTCGGAACTGAGTGAGGATACTCAACTCGACAATGCCGTGCCGGTCTTTAAAACCCAGGAAGAACCATTGACATCACAATCATTCGGCTTGAATAACACCACAGCGGCAACTTTGCAGAATGCGGTTTCTCAAGAAGTTAAAGTCGATGCGCCCGTAGGTCAACATAAGTGGGGCGGCGAGTTTGCGCAAAAAGTTGTGTGGCTGAGCACACAGCAGCATCAGGTGGCGGAAATCCGTTTGAATCCTGCGCATTTAGGGCCTGTTGAAGTGATGTTGAGTATTACGCAAGACCAGGCGACGGCACAATTTGTGTCTCCTCATTCGGCGGTGCGTGACGCTATTCAGGAGGCTTTGCCGCGCTTAAGGGAGATGATGGCTGAGAATGGTATCCAACTGGGCAATGTGATGGTCAGCGCCGATTCGTTTCAGCAGGAAAATAAGCAGCAACAACCTTTTTATGCGGCAAGAAGCTCCGGTAGTATGAATGATGCTGGGCAGGAGGTTGCCGGTCAAATGCAAACGACCGCTGTGCCGGTCAGGCATCAAGGTCTCGTTAACACATATGCGTAA
- a CDS encoding NAD(P)-dependent oxidoreductase has product MTGNTHNKIVAITGATGFIGHVLVQKLIQSGWIVRALTRVNRSSNSKYLQWIQGDLNNLTALHHLIDDAAFVVHGAATVRGSSFQEFADTNIEGTKNLLCAITQKKQSPRFLLISSLAARQPELSWYAQSKYLSERMLTENSESLQWTIFRPTAVYGPGDKEIKPLFQAMRRGLFPVVGKMSNRFGLIHVYDLVTAIEAWLTAEQNIQGVFELDDGTPGGYSYQGLTELAQQVWKRPVHCITIPDPLIRSIASANLWFARLFHYSPMLTPGKVNELQHPDWVCDNASLIHQLPGWHPSIRLQDVLSEVI; this is encoded by the coding sequence GTGACAGGTAACACACATAACAAAATTGTAGCCATAACAGGTGCTACTGGCTTCATTGGTCATGTGCTGGTGCAGAAACTGATTCAAAGTGGATGGATTGTTCGTGCATTAACTCGAGTTAACCGTTCGTCAAATAGCAAATATCTCCAGTGGATTCAAGGCGATTTAAATAATTTAACGGCGCTGCATCATTTGATCGATGATGCAGCGTTTGTTGTTCATGGGGCTGCAACAGTTAGAGGTAGTTCTTTTCAAGAGTTTGCAGACACTAATATTGAAGGCACTAAAAATCTTTTATGTGCCATAACTCAAAAAAAACAATCCCCGCGCTTTTTATTAATTTCGTCATTGGCTGCGCGTCAACCTGAACTGTCATGGTATGCGCAGAGTAAATACTTATCTGAGCGGATGCTCACTGAAAACTCAGAGTCATTGCAATGGACTATATTCCGGCCAACGGCTGTTTATGGACCTGGTGATAAAGAGATTAAGCCGCTCTTTCAGGCGATGCGGCGTGGTCTATTCCCTGTTGTCGGAAAAATGAGTAACCGGTTCGGGTTAATTCATGTTTATGATTTAGTAACCGCAATCGAAGCTTGGCTAACGGCAGAACAGAACATCCAAGGTGTTTTTGAACTAGATGATGGTACACCAGGCGGATACAGTTATCAGGGATTAACAGAATTGGCGCAACAGGTTTGGAAGCGACCAGTTCATTGCATCACGATTCCGGATCCGCTAATTCGCAGCATTGCTTCGGCAAATCTCTGGTTTGCTCGATTATTCCATTACTCGCCCATGCTGACCCCGGGAAAGGTAAATGAACTGCAACATCCTGATTGGGTATGTGATAATGCGTCCTTAATCCATCAACTTCCCGGATGGCATCCGAGTATCCGTTTACAAGATGTATTATCTGAAGTAATCTAA
- the fliM gene encoding flagellar motor switch protein FliM: MAEDFLSQDEVDALLKGATGESDEVQEEEDRGGVRPYNIATQERIVRGRMPTYEIINERFARFFRIGLFNFMRRTVDIAVGPVKVIKFSEFVRNLVVPTNLNMIHMKPLRGTALMVFDPNLIFLIVDNLFGGDGRYHTRVEGRDFTQTEQRIIHRLLEVVFEDYEKSWKSVYPIKFEYIRSEMNPQFATIATPNEVVVTVTFDIDMGNQGGEFHVCIPYSMIEPIRDTLYSALQGDHLEVDKRWIKLLSQQVQGAEVELIANLGQTKVTFEQILSMQAGDIIPLEIPKSITAHIDGVPVMDCRYGTMNGRYALRVNSMISPSESE; encoded by the coding sequence ATGGCTGAAGATTTTCTTTCACAAGACGAGGTCGATGCACTTCTCAAAGGCGCTACGGGTGAGAGCGATGAAGTGCAGGAGGAAGAGGATCGCGGGGGTGTCCGGCCCTACAATATCGCGACGCAGGAGCGCATTGTTCGTGGCCGGATGCCGACCTACGAGATCATCAATGAACGTTTTGCGCGTTTCTTCCGTATCGGCTTGTTCAATTTTATGCGCCGCACGGTGGATATCGCAGTTGGTCCGGTCAAAGTGATCAAGTTCAGTGAATTCGTGCGTAATCTGGTGGTGCCGACCAACCTTAACATGATTCATATGAAACCGCTGCGCGGCACGGCCTTGATGGTTTTCGATCCGAATTTGATTTTCCTGATTGTGGATAATCTGTTCGGTGGTGACGGACGCTATCACACGCGTGTGGAAGGAAGGGATTTTACCCAGACCGAGCAACGCATCATCCATCGGCTGCTCGAAGTGGTGTTTGAAGATTATGAAAAATCGTGGAAATCGGTGTATCCGATTAAATTTGAATACATCCGGTCGGAAATGAATCCGCAATTCGCCACGATTGCGACCCCGAACGAGGTTGTCGTTACCGTCACTTTCGATATCGATATGGGTAATCAAGGCGGCGAATTCCATGTCTGCATTCCTTATTCGATGATCGAACCCATTCGCGATACTTTGTACAGCGCGCTGCAAGGCGATCATCTGGAAGTCGATAAACGCTGGATCAAGTTGCTGTCGCAGCAAGTGCAAGGCGCTGAAGTCGAATTGATTGCGAACCTCGGGCAAACGAAAGTGACTTTTGAACAAATTCTCAGTATGCAAGCCGGAGATATTATCCCGCTGGAGATACCTAAATCCATAACCGCGCACATCGACGGAGTGCCGGTTATGGATTGCCGCTACGGCACGATGAATGGGCGCTATGCGCTGAGAGTCAACAGCATGATCTCGCCGTCAGAGTCTGAATAA
- the fliR gene encoding flagellar biosynthetic protein FliR: MISITTAELNTLLAAFLWPLSRILALVATAPIFGNPSTPIRVKLGLAIAITILVMPLVEKSLPPVDPASGVGLIILMQQALIGIAMGFVMRIVFVAVEMAGELIGLQMGLGFAIFFDPQNSGQIDIVGRFLGVIATLAFLAIDGHLMMIALISQSFDTLPVGLEGLTGATLTTLVNWGSEIFKSGLQLSLPVLTALLITNLALGVLTRVAPQLNIFAVGFPLTLSIGLFVLALSMPFYAPILEHLVHDGLNLMMGILNINKINMP, encoded by the coding sequence ATGATCAGTATAACAACTGCGGAATTGAACACATTGCTGGCGGCATTTCTCTGGCCGCTCAGCAGAATACTGGCGCTGGTGGCGACGGCTCCTATTTTTGGAAATCCAAGCACGCCGATCAGAGTGAAACTGGGGCTGGCCATTGCCATCACTATCCTGGTTATGCCGCTGGTGGAGAAATCGTTGCCGCCGGTCGATCCCGCCTCGGGCGTCGGTTTAATTATCTTAATGCAGCAAGCGCTCATTGGCATCGCCATGGGGTTTGTCATGCGGATTGTTTTTGTCGCCGTGGAAATGGCGGGTGAATTGATTGGCTTGCAGATGGGGCTTGGTTTTGCGATTTTCTTCGATCCGCAGAATTCCGGTCAGATCGATATCGTCGGCCGTTTCCTGGGCGTGATCGCCACCCTGGCGTTTTTAGCCATCGACGGACACCTGATGATGATCGCCCTCATTTCGCAGAGTTTCGATACTTTGCCGGTGGGGCTGGAAGGATTGACGGGAGCGACATTGACTACACTGGTCAATTGGGGCAGTGAAATTTTTAAATCCGGCTTGCAATTATCACTTCCCGTTCTGACCGCGCTGTTGATCACTAACTTGGCTTTGGGGGTGCTGACACGCGTGGCGCCGCAGTTAAATATTTTCGCGGTAGGCTTTCCCTTGACGTTATCCATCGGCCTGTTTGTATTGGCGCTGAGCATGCCTTTTTACGCACCGATTCTGGAACATTTGGTGCATGACGGCTTGAATCTGATGATGGGGATTCTGAATATCAATAAAATCAATATGCCGTAG
- the fliL gene encoding flagellar basal body-associated protein FliL codes for MAKTMEAPAAAEGKKGKKGLIITLLIAIIAIGAGAGGAWYFMKMSGDEEAEPAKPKPKPTKFVDLDVFTVNLQPEENNQYLQVGLTIKARETEVIQEITKQMPDIRNRILMLLSSKKAVEIAGIQGKQLLSQQIVDEIRQSLGSEELQDDIREVLFTSFVIQ; via the coding sequence ATGGCAAAAACGATGGAAGCACCGGCTGCTGCAGAAGGTAAGAAAGGCAAGAAGGGACTGATAATTACCCTGTTGATAGCAATCATCGCGATCGGCGCAGGCGCCGGTGGCGCATGGTATTTCATGAAAATGTCAGGGGACGAGGAAGCCGAGCCGGCAAAACCGAAACCGAAGCCAACGAAGTTTGTGGACTTGGATGTTTTTACCGTTAACTTGCAGCCCGAGGAAAACAATCAATATCTGCAAGTGGGATTGACGATAAAAGCCAGAGAGACCGAAGTCATTCAGGAAATTACCAAACAAATGCCGGATATTCGCAATCGCATCCTGATGTTGCTTTCCAGCAAGAAAGCAGTCGAGATTGCGGGCATTCAAGGAAAACAGTTATTGAGTCAGCAGATCGTTGACGAAATCAGGCAATCGCTCGGTTCGGAAGAGTTGCAAGACGATATCCGGGAAGTGTTATTTACATCATTCGTGATTCAGTAA
- the fliN gene encoding flagellar motor switch protein FliN, whose product MSEPTANNQTETDDWAAAMAEQAGSQNTSAGQEPEVDDWAAAMAEQAAADQSPSAEKNSNPLMGTQAATASVFQEFSKDGVANNTRHDIDLILDIPVQMTVELGRTKIAIKNLLQLAQGSVVELDGMAGEPMDVLVNGCLIAQGEVVVVNDKFGIRLTDIITPSERIRKLNR is encoded by the coding sequence ATGTCAGAGCCTACAGCAAACAATCAAACCGAGACTGACGACTGGGCTGCTGCAATGGCGGAACAGGCGGGTTCGCAAAATACTTCTGCGGGGCAAGAACCGGAAGTAGACGATTGGGCCGCTGCGATGGCGGAACAAGCGGCAGCCGATCAAAGTCCGTCCGCGGAAAAAAATAGTAATCCCTTGATGGGGACGCAGGCGGCAACCGCTTCGGTTTTTCAGGAATTCTCGAAAGACGGCGTGGCGAATAATACCCGCCATGATATCGACTTGATTCTCGATATTCCCGTGCAAATGACGGTTGAACTGGGGCGCACCAAGATTGCAATCAAGAATTTACTGCAACTGGCCCAGGGTTCGGTGGTGGAGCTGGACGGCATGGCCGGTGAGCCGATGGATGTGCTGGTCAATGGTTGTCTGATTGCGCAAGGTGAAGTCGTGGTGGTGAATGATAAATTCGGTATCCGCCTGACTGACATCATCACCCCCAGCGAACGTATCCGCAAACTTAACCGCTAG